DNA sequence from the Streptomyces sp. MST-110588 genome:
CGAGAACAACACGATCAAGATCTGCGATGTGCCGCACTCGGGCGTCACCGTGCAGCGCGGGCACACCCTGGACGGGCTGGGCAAGTACTACCGCCAGACCATCGAGGAGTCCCAGGAGACCCCGGTCGACATCGTGCAGGTCCTCAAGGACAAGCAGGTCGACGTTCTGGTCTGCTACCTCCCGGTCGGCTCCGAGGACGCCGCCAAGTACTACGCCCAGTGCGCCATCGACGCCAAGGTCGCTTTCGTCAACGCCCTCCCGGTCTTCATCGCCGGCACCAAGGAGTGGGCGGACAAGTTCACCGAGGCCGGTGTGCCGATCGTCGGGGACGACATCAAGTCCCAGGTGGGCGCCACGATCACGCACCGCGTGATGGCCAAGCTGTTCGAGGACCGCGGTGTGATCCTGGACCGCACGATGCAGTTGAACGTCGGCGGCAACATGGACTTCAAGAACATGCTCGAACGGGAGCGCCTGGAGTCCAAGAAGATCTCCAAGACGCAGGCCGTGACCTCGCAGATCCGCGACCGCGAGCTGGGCGAGGACAACGTTCACATCGGTCCGTCGGACTACGTGTCCTGGCTGGACGACCGCAAGTGGGCCTACGTACGCCTGGAAGGCCGGGCCTTCGGCGAGGTCCCGCTGAACCTGGAGTACAAGCTTGAGGTCTGGGACTCTCCCAACTCCGCGGGCATCATCATCGACGCGCTGCGCGCCGCGAAGATCGCCAAGGACCGCGGGATCGGCGGGCCGATCCTCTCCGCCTCCTCGTACTTCATGAAGTCCCCGCCGGTGCAGTACTTCGACGACGAGGCGCGGGAGAACGTCGAGAAGTTCATCAGGGGCGAGGTCGAGCGCTAAGCGCCCGCCGCTCACCTCTGCACCTCCACCTCCCCGCAGGCCCCCGGACATCCGACCGGGGGCCTGCGGGCTGTGTGAGGCTGTGGACCATGTCCGTTGTGCGTGACCTCCGCATACTGCTCACGTTGCGCGACTTCCGCTCCCTGCTGTCCGTGCGGCTCCTCTCCCAGGCCGCCGACGGCGTCTACCAGGCCGCGCTCGCCTCGTTCGTCGTCTTCACCCCGGAGAAACAGGCGACTCCCGCCGCCATCGCCACCGCCATGGCCGTCCTGCTGCTCCCCTACTCACTGCTGGGGCCTTTCGCCGGGGTTCTGCTGGACCGCTGGCGACGCCGCCAGGTCCTGCTGTACGGCAATCTGCTGCGCACCGCACTCGCCCTCGGCACGGCCGCGCTGATCGTCGCCGAGGTTCCCGACTGGCTGTTCTACGCCTCGGCGCTGTCCGTCACGGCCGTCAACCGCTTCGTCCTGGCCGGGCTTTCGGCCGCCCTGCCGCGCGTCGTCGACGATGTGGACAGACTCGTCATGGCCAACTCCCTCTCCCCGACGGCCGGAACTCTCGCCACCACGGCCGGCGCCTCCCTGGTCTTCCTCGTACGGCTCCTCGGCATCCGTTCCAACGCCCTGGTCGTGGTGCTCGGCGCGGCTCTGTACCTCTGTGCCGCCCTCATGGCGCTCCGTATGTCTCCGGCGCTGCTCGGGCCCGACCGCACACGCCCTCGACCGGCCCTGGTGGCGTCGGTGTCGATCACCGCGCACGGCCTGGCCGCCGGGCTGCGCCACCTCGCGGAGCGCCGTACCGCCGCCCAGGCGCTGGCCGCCATGACGGTGCTGCGCTTTTGTTACGGAGCCCTGACGGTCATGGTCCTGATGCTGTGCCGGTACGCCTGGTCCGACAACGCCTCCGAGGGGCTGGCTCTCCTCGGTCTGGCCGTCACCGTCTCGGGCGCCGGCTTCTTCGCGGCGGCCGTACTCACTCCCTGGGCGACGGCCCGCCTGTCCCAGCTCGGCTGGATCGCGGCCTGCGCCGGTTCCGCGGCGGTCCTGGTACCGGCCCTCTCCCTGTTCTTCGTCCCCGGGCCGATGCTGGCCGCCGCCTTCCTCCTCGGACTGGTCAGCCAGGGAGCGAAGATCGCCACGGACACCGTCGTCCAGTCCTCGGTCGAGGACGCCTTCCGCGGCCGGAGCTTCGCCCTGTACGACGTGCTGGTCAACGTGGCTTTTGTCGCCGCGGCGGGAGTGGCGGCCCTCATGCTGCCGCCGGACGGACGATCCCCTTTCCTGCTCGGTGTCGTCACCTGCCTCTACGCGGCCGTCGCCGTCACAGTCGCCCGTTTTGCACGGAGACAGGCGCCCACACCGTGAGGGGCCCCTACCGCGCGCTTCGGCGATCCACCGCGACCCGATACGTTACGGAGCGTCCATCACACGCCGACAGGCACCATCTTCAGGGGGACTCCCATGAGCACGCCGCCGCCTCCGCAGGGGCAGAATCCGTACGGGCAGGCCCCGTACGGGCAGCAACCGTACGGACAGAGCCCGTACCCGCAGGCTCCGTACGGACAGCCTCAGGGCGGTTACGCGTACCCACCGCAAGGCCAGTACATGCAGCAACCGCAGCCGGGTTACCCCCAGGCGCCGCAGCCGTACATGCCTCCGGGCGGGGCACCGGTTCCTCCGCCACCTGCCCGTAAGGGAGTATCGCCCAAGATCATCCTGAAGGGGGCCATCGCCGTCATAGCCGTGATCGCCCTCGCCGTCGGATGGTTCGCCACCAGGGACGACGCCGACCAGGCCAAGGTCGGCGACTGCATGAAGAACAACGGCAACCAGATCAACCCGGACCTTCAGATCGTGGACTGCGGCACTGCGGATGCGCAGTACAAGGTGAAGGAAGTCCACAACGACACCACCGACCAGAAGGTCTGCCCCGCTGGCACCACCGCCTATGCGGAGAGCCAGCACCGCAGGCGTCGCGCGGACACCAGGTTCGTCCTCTGCCTGACCGATGCGAAGTCGAGCTGAGCGAACGTCTCCGAGGTGACGCGGAGGCGTTGTTTCACGTGAAACACGGTCGTCGACAGACCACCGGTTTCACGTGAAACCTCGGCCTTCTCAGCTCCGGGCGGCCCACCATTCCTTGAGCGCGGCGATCGCCGCTTCTCGTTCCATCGGCCCGTTCTCCAGCCGAAGCTCAAGCAGATGCTTGTACGCCTGACCGACCTCCGGGCCCGGAGCCAGGCCCAGGGTTTCCATGATGTCGTTGCCGTTCAGGTCGGGCCGGATCGAATCCAGTTCCTCCTGTTCCTGCAACCGCGCGATGCGCTCTTCCAGCCCGTCATACGCCCGCGACAGAGCGTTGGCCTTGCGCTTGTTGCGGGTGGTGCAGTCCGAGCGGGTCAGCTTGTGCAGTCGCTTCAACTGCGGACCGGCATCCCGTACGTAGCGGCGGACCGCGGAGTCGGTCCACTCGCCCGTTCCGTACCCGTGGAACCGCAGATGCAGTTCCACCAGCAGCGACACGTCTTTGATCATGTCGTTGGAGTACTTCAGAGCGGTCATCCGCTTCCTGGTCATCTTCGCTCCCACGACCTCGTGGTGATGGAAGGAGACCCGGCCGTCCGGCTCGAAGCGACGCGTCTTCGGCTTGCCGATGTCGTGCAGCAGCGCAGCCAGCCGAAGGATCAGGTCAGGCCCGTCCTCTTCGAGGTCGATGGCCTGCTCCAGGACCGTCAGCGTGTGCTCGTAGACATCTTTATGACGGTGATGTTCGTCACGTTCCAGCCGCAGTGCGGGCAGCTCCGGCAGCACCCGGTCGGCGAGCCCGGTGTCGACCAGCAGCTTCAGCCCCTTGCGGGGGTGGGATGCCTTGATCAGCTTGTTCAGCTCATCCCGGACCCGTTCCGCGGAGACGATGTCCAAACGCTCCGCCATGGCCGTCATCGCGTCGACGACCTCGGGGGCCACCTCGAAGTCGAGCTGCGCGGCGAACCGGGCCGCACGCATCATCCGCAGCGGGTCGTCGGAGAAGGACTCCTGCGGCGTGCCCGGGGTACGCAGTACCCGTGCGGTCAGGTCTTCCAGGCCACCGTGCGGGTCGATGAACTCCTTGTGCGGCAGCGCCACCGCCATGGCGTTGACCGTGAAGTCCCGGCGGACCAGGTCTTCCTCGATGGAGTCGCCGTAGGACACCTCGGGCTTGCGCGAGGTGCGGTCGTACGCCTCCGAGCGGTACGTCGTCACCTCGATGTCGAAGGAGTCCTTCTTGCAGCCGACCGTGCCGAAGGCGATCCCGACCTCCCACACCGCGTCCGCCCACGGCCGCACGATCTTCAGTACGTCCTCGGGCCGGGCGTCGGTGGTGAAGTCCAGGTCGTTGCCGAGCCGGCCGAGCAGGGCGTCCCGTACCGAACCGCCGACCAGGGCAAGCGTGAACCCGGCCTCCTGGAATCGGCGGGCCAGGTCGTCCGCGACGGGGGAAACCCGCAACAGCTCGCCGACGGCTCGGCGCTGCACCTGGCTCAGCGCGTTCGTCTGCTGCGGGGTCCGCTCGGTCTGCGGGGAGGAGAAGTCATCGTTGGCGTTCGGCACAACAGAACAGGGTACGTGGCCACGCCGTGCGAGACCTCCCGTCAGCAAGGGCACGACCGGTTCGGCCGACAACCCAAGTGATCACGTGGCGCGGTCCGCAGCACTTAGCCGCAGCGGGCCTCGTTACCATTCGTGGACGCACATTCCGACGACCACTGACGACGACGAGGGACGGGCGAACGCGTGGCCGAGGCGGCAGGGTTCCAGGAGACTGAACGGCCGCGCGGTCGATGGCTGCGACGCACCGCGGCGCTGCTCGCCGGCGCCCCCCTCCTGGCGGGGCTGCTGCAGACCCCGGCCACTCCCGCCCGCGCGGTCAGCGGCTCGCGCACCGTCGATGTCGCCATCGACTCCCTCACCCCCTCCACCCCGGCCAAGGACGGTTCCGTCACCGTCTCCGGCACCCTGACCAACAAAGGCGACACCCCGGTCACGGACGCGCACGTCGGTCTGCGGGTCGGCCCGGAGATCGACAGCCGCAGTGCCATGGACAGCGCGGCCAAGCGCACCGGCTTCCTGCCCGGCGTGGACGGCCAGGAGGACAAGAAGCACACGGCGAAGGTCGCCGACCTCGCACCGGGCGTCAGCAGGAACTTCACCCTCCGGGTGCCCGTGAAGGATCTCGGCCTCGGTGGTGAGGGTGTCTACCCGCTCGGTGTCTCTCTGTCCGGCCAAACCCGCGACGAGCGGTACGAGCGGGTGCTGGGCATCGAGCGGACCTTCCTGCCCTGGCAGCCGTCAGGTGCCGGCAAGAAGACCAAGCTCACCTACCTGTGGCCGCTGATCTCCGCCACCCACCTCACGGCCGAGACCGACGCCGCCCAGACTCCCGTCTTCCGCAACGACGACCTGGCGTCGGAGATCGCCCCCGGAGGCCGGCTCCAGCAGCTCGTCGCGCTCGGCAAAGACCTCCCGGTCACCTTCGTCGTCGACCCGGACCTGCTCGCCTCCGTCGAAGCGATGACCGAGACGTACAAGGTCGAGGGCCCCGACGGTCCGGTGGCGGGCAAGAACCAGGCGGTCGCCAAACAGTGGCTGAACGACCTGGAGAAGGCTGTCAAGACGCACGAGGTCGTCGCGCTGCCCTTCGCCGACCCCGATCTGGCCTCGCTCGCCCACCACGGCAAGAATGTCCCCAGTGCTCTCGGTCACCTCGCGCCGGCCACCGAGCTTGCCGCCAAGACCGTGGAAACCATCCTGGGGTTCAAGCCGCGCACGGACTTCACCTGGCCCGCCGAAGGAGCGATCGACTCCTCGATCATCGACGTCGCCACCTCCGCCGGTGCCCACAACGTCATCACCCGCAGCGACAGCCTCCGGGAGAACGGCGGCCTGTCCTACACCCCGACGGCCGCCCGCCCCATCGGGGGCGGCAACACGGCCGTCGTCTCCGACGCACGGCTGTCCACCGCCTTCGAAGGCGACATGGCCAAGGCGCGGAACGCGACCCTCGCCGTACAGGAATTCCTCGCCCAGAGCCTGCTGATCAACCAGCAGGAACCGAACCGCCAGCGCAGCATCGTCGTCGCGCCCCAGCGCAGGCCCTCCACCACCCAGGCCCAGGCGATGGCCACGGCGCTGAACTCCCTGGCGTCGGGTGGCTGGACGCAGCCCCTGAACCTGAGCGAGGCGGCGAAGGCCGATCCCGATCCGGGGGCCACCCGCCAGGTTCCCGGCAGTGGTGCCTACCCGGGCTCTCTGCGCAAGCAGGAGCTCCCCGTCGACGCCTTCCGTGAGATCCAGGACACCAAGACCGCGCTGGACGACTTCACCGGTGTGCTCTCCGACCCCCGGCGCGTGGTGACACCCTTCGGCAACGCCGTCATGCGTGAGATGTCCACCGCGTGGCGCGGCGACGGCTCGGGCGCCACAAGGTTCCGCACGTCGGTGCGCAGCTACCTCGACGACCTGACCAAAAAGGTGCAGCTCATCCAGAAGTCGAACGCGACGCTCTCCGGGCGCAGCGCGACGATTCCGGTGACGGTCCAGAACAACCTGTTGCAGGGCGTCAAGGGCATGACGCTGGAACTGACCTCCTCGCAGCCCAACCGGCTCAACGCGGGCAAGCCCCAGGACATCAAGGTCGACGGCGGTCACAGCCAGTCCTTCAAGTTCGACACCACGGCGAACGCCAACGGTCCCGTACGGGTCACCGCCCAGCTCTACACCGCGGACGGCAAGCCCTATGGTGACGCGATGGTCTTCGAGGTGAACGTCACCGAGATCACCTCCACCGTGATGCTCGTCATCGCGGGCGGCGTCCTGCTGCTCGTCCTGGCCGGCGTCCGTATCTACCTCCAGCGCAAGCGCGCCGCGGCACACGGCACGGCGCAGGACGCCGACGACACCGCGCAGGACGCGGAGGGCACGGATACGAACGCCGGTGAAGACGGCGAGGACGGCAAGACCGGTATGGACGGGGATGAACCCGGGCAGCAGAGTGACCCGGCACCGGACACCGGTTCGCAAAGCTCGGACGCGTCCGGCTCAGGTGAGAAAGTGGACCGTTGATAGATGGCCGGGCCGGATGGCCGGGGACGGATGAGGTGGGGCAGCGATGAATGCGCCGTACGACGGTGACCGCGGCCGGGGCGCGAGCGACGACCCGGCGAGGCAGGTCCCCCCGCATTCCCAGGGGCCTTCGCCTTCCTCCCATGACCCCTACGTGCAGGACGCCTACTCCCACGACCCCTATCGCACGCAGGACCCCACGGCCCAGGACCCGGTGACCGAGGCGCTCTACGACCGGTCGGCACATCCCCCGCCGCCGCCCGGGCAGCAGCCGCAGCCGCTCTACCAGCAGCCGCCCCCGCCCCAGCACCGTCCCGATCCCCAGGTGTGGGCACCGCCCCCGCCGCCCGAGCCGCAGGGTCCCACGCGCCATCTGCCGTACGGTGACGACGCTGCGACGACGCAGTTCGTGGGCGTGGACGACCTGATCACCCACGCCGCCGACGAGCGGCCCGGACAGGACGCCTTCGCGCACCTCTACCGCGACCAGCAGCCCTACCAGCCGCGCGGACACAAGGCGCCCGAACAGGGACCTCAGGGACCGCAGCAGGAGCCTTGGGGACCGCACCAGGCAGCCGTGGCGGCCCAGCAGGGCCCCGTGGCTCCGCAGCAGGAGCCCGTCCCGGAGACGGCGGCCGTTCCCGAACCGCCGGCCGCCGCCGCACCCGCCAAGTCCTCCGGCGGGCGGGCCGGCAGTCTGCTCAAGTCCAGCGCCGTCATGGCCGCCGGCACGATCGTCTCCCGCCTCACCGGTTTCGTCCGCTCGGCGCTGATCGTCGCCGCGCTCGGTGGCGCGGTCCTCGGTGACGCCTGGCAGGTCGCCTACACCCTGCCGACGATGATCTTCATCCTGACCATCGGCGGCGGCCTGAACTCCGTCTTCGTCCCGCAGCTCGTCCGCGCGATGAAGGAGGACGAGGACGGCGGCGAGGCCTACGCCAACCGCCTGCTGACGTTGGTGGTCGTGGTGCTGGGGGTGCTGACGGTCGCGGCCGTCCTCGCGGCACCGCTCCTGGTGAAGCTGGTCTCCTACCCCATCTCCCGCGACCCGGCGGCCAACGAGGTCGCCGTCGCCTTCACCCGCTTCTGCCTCCCCACGATCTTCTTCATGGGCATGCACGTGGTCATGGGCCAGATCCTCAACGCCCGTGGCCGCTTCGGCGCGATGATGTGGACCCCGGTCCTGAACAACATCGTCATGATCGCCACTTTCGGACTGTTCCTGTGGGTCTACGGCTCCGCCAAGACCTCCCACATCGGCGTCACCACCATCCCCGACGAAGGCATCCGGCTGCTGGGCATCGGCACTCTGCTGGGACTGGTCGTCCAGGCGCTGGCGATGATCCCGTACCTCCGGGACACCGGATTCAAGCTCCGGTTGCGCTTCGACTGGCGCGGCCACGGCATGGGCAAGGCCGCCAAGCTCGCCAAGTGGACGGTCCTGTTCGTCCTCGCCAACCAGGCCGGCGTCCTGGTCGTCACCCAGCTCTCCACCTCCGCCGGTGACACCGCCGCACAGAGCGGCCATCCCGGCACGGGCTACATCGCCTACGCCAGCGCCCAGCTCATCTGGAACATGCCGCAGGCCATCATCACCGTCTCGGTCATGGCCGCCCTGCTGCCCAGGCTGTCCCGCTCGGCCCACGACGGGGACACCGGAGCCGTCCGCGACGACCTGTCCCAGGGCCTGCGCACCTCCGCGGTCGCCATCGTCCCGCTGTCCTTCGGCTTCCTGGCCATCGGCGTGCCGCTGTGCACCCTGATCTACGGTTCCTCGGGCGCCGGCGTGTCGATGGGTTACATGCTGATGGCTTTCGGGGTCGGCCTGATCCCCTTCTCCGTGCAGTACGTCGTCCTGCGGGTTTTCTACGCGTACGAGGACACCCGCACGCCCTTCTACAACACGGTGATCGTCGCCGCCGTCAACGCCGCCGCCTCCGCCGTCTGCTTCTTCCTGCTGCCCGCCCGGTGGGCCGTGGTCGGCATGGCCGCCTCCTACGGTCTGGCGTACGTCATCGGTGTCGGCGTGGCGTGGCGCCGCCTGCGCAAGCGGATGGGCGACGACCTGGACGGCGCTCACGTCGTGCGTACGTACGCACGACTGGCCGGTGCGAGTATTCCCGCAACCCTGGTCTCGGGCGCCATCGTGTACGTCATCATGAAGGCGCTCGGCAGCGGGCTCCTCGGCTCGCTCGCCGCGCTGGCAGGTGGCCTCACCGCACTTTTGGTGATCTTCTACGTGGCCGCGAGGAAAATGCGCATCGAAGAACTGAACGCCATGGTCGGCATGGTGCGCGCCAAGCTGGGGCGTTGACCACCGCAACCATCGACCGCCACCGTGTGTCGTGCATAGTGGCGGACTGTGGGCACAATTGTCGTGGCTCTTAGAGCCTGCAACGGATGGGGAGGCAGGAACGACGGTGGCGGAACGGAGCACGGCTGCCGTCGACGTGGCCGACACGAGCGGTGAGGAACCGCTGACCGCCAAGGCGGGCAAGGCCACGGACGACGGTGCGGAGGCCGAGAGGGTAGCCGGCACACACAAGGAGACCGCACGCCCCGACGAACGCAGCGCCACGACAGGCAGAACACAGCCGCCGGACCTGCACAGCGGGCACAAACTCGCCAAGCGCTATCGACTCGAAGAATGCGTCACCCGTCTGGACGGATTCAGTAGCTGGCGCGCGGTCGACGAGAAACTGCGCCGTGCCGTCGGCGTCCACGTCCTGCCCGCCGACCACCCGCGTGCCCGCCCCGTCCTGTCCGCCGCCCGCTCCGCGGCGCTTTTGGGCGACCCCCGTTTCGTGCAGGTCCTGGACGCCGTCGAGGAGAACGACCTCGTCTACGTCGTGCACGAGTGGCTGCCCGACGCCACCGAACTCACCACCATCCTGGCGAACGGGCCACTGGAGCCGCACGAGGCCTATCAGCTCGTCAGCCAGGTCTCCCAGGCCATGACCGCCGCCCACCGGGAAGGGCTGTCCCATCTCCGGCTCACCCCCGGTTCGGTGCTGCGCACCGAGTCCGGGCAGTACCGCATCCGTGGTCTGGCCGTCATGGCCGCGCTGCGCGGCATCACCAGTGACCAGCCCCAGCGCACCGACACCGAGGCGATCGGCGCCCTGCTGTACGCCGCCCTGACCCAGCGCTGGCCGTACGAGAACGACGCGTACGGCCTGTCCGGGCTGCCCAAGGACCTGGGGCTGATCCCCCCCGACCAGGTACGCGCGGGAATCCATCGCGGCCTGTCCGAACTGGCCATGCGGGCCCTGGTCAACGACGGCGCCACCGCCTCCCGTCAGGAACAGCCCTGCTCCACGCCCGAGGAACTGGCCAAGGCCGTCGCGGCCATGCCGCGCATCCGGCCGCCGGAGACCTCCTTCACCGCCCCGCCGCCCTACCAGCGCACGGCCTACCAGCAGGGCTCCTACGGCCCGGTTCCGTCCCGCAACGGGCAGCCGGCCGCTCCGGTCACCACGCAGGTGCCCTCGCCGCCGCCCCCACTGCAAAGCCGTACCGGCAAGGCCCTCAAGTGGAGCGTCTCGGCGCTACTCATCGCAGCGCTGGGCCTGGGAAGCTGGCAGCTCGCCGACACTCTGCTGAAGAGCGAAAATCCCAGCACCCCGCAGGAGAATTCCGGCTCCGAGCGCACCAGCGAGAAGCGGCCCGCACCCAAGCCCCTCGCCATCGCGCACGCGACGGAGTTCTCCCCGCAGAACGCGGTCACCGGTAAGCAGCCCGAGAACGCCGTGGACGGCGATCCGAGCACCGCATGGGTGACCAAGCGATTCAGGGGATGGGCGAACTTCGGCAATCTTTCGGACCGCAAGGACGGCAGCGGCATCGTCGTCGACCTCGGGAGCGTGAAAGAGGTGGCCGGCGTCCAGGCCCGCATGTACCAGCCGGGACAGACGGCCGAAATCCTCGCCGCCTCCCCGGATGCGTCGAACCCGACGTCGCTGAGCGACTTCCCGCAGCATCTGACCAAGTCGGAAAGAGCCGGCGACCAGCTCACCGTGAAGCTGGACAAGCGGGTGCGCACCCGGTACATCCTGATCCACATCACTGAACTGCCCGGTGATGGAAGCGGTGAGTGGTACCGGGGCGGCATCTCGGACATCAAAGTCACCGGATGACCTTGTTCTGACGAGCCGTACGGAAACGGACACAACAGCCGTGCCGACGGCAAGACGCGCGCCGGCGGCACTGCGAAGGCTCACTGAGGTGGATAGTGTGGTGCCGATCGGCTCGCGCGAATCCTGGAGGAGCCGTCTCCGGGGGAGGGGGTCTTCTACGTGGGTCTGCTCGGAGACTCCAGCGATCAGGACCTCCTCGCGCGCCACGTGGCCGGTGATCCGGATGCTTTCGGGGAGATAGTCCGGCGCCACCGCGACCGGCTCTGGGCGGTGGCGCTGCGCACCCTGGGGGACCGTGAGGAAGCGGCCGACGCGGTCCAGGACGCCCTGGTCTCCGCCTACCGTGCCGCCCATACCTTTCGCGGCCAGTCCGCCGTCACCACTTGGCTGCACCGCATCACGGTCAACGCCTGCCTGGACCGGGCCCGTAAAGCCGCCTCCAGGCGTACCTCGCCCGTCGCTGAGACGGAGCGCCTGGAACAGTTGCTGGAACCGCACGAGTCCGCTGCCGTCCCGGCCGAGCGCCAGGATCTGTACCGGGAACTTCTCAGCGCACTGCGTACCCTCCCCGAAGAGCAACGTGCCGCGCTCGTCCTCGTTGACATGCAGGGTTATCCCGTGGCCGAAGCCGCGGCGATACTCGACGTCCCCGCCGGTACGGTCAAAAGCCGATGTGCACGCGGCCGTGCCCGGCTGCTCCCTTTGGTCACCCATCTGCGTCCGGAGCAAGGGGATAACAGACCCGCAGGTGGGGGAAGGAACCGGGCGCAGGGGACATCCGTCCCACAGGCGGCAGGGCCGAAGGACACAGATGCCGTGAAGGGCGGAGGTGGGCGAGCGTGACATCCACGACCGACACGGACGAGCACCCGGAGGTCTCGGAGATCTCCGCAATGACCGACGGACTCCTCCCGCCCTCACGCACCGCGGTACTCCGTAACCACCTCGCGCACTGTGAGCTGTGCGAGGACGTCCATGCCTCCCTGGAGGAGATCCGGGGACTGCTGGGGACCCTCCCCGGCCCGGCCCGTATGCCCGCCGACGTGGCGGGGCGGATCGACGCCGCCCTGGCGGCCGAAGCCCTGCTCGACTCCACTGCCCCGACTTCGGGCAGCTCCGTTTCACGTGAAACGCCGGTCGCCGCTGTGGACTCTGTTTCACGTGAAACAGTCCTTCGCACCCCCGGGACCGACAGCGGCGCCGCCACCCGGCCGCCTGGACAACCCCGTGCGACCACCGGGCCGGGCCGTCCGGCCCCCGCGTCCCGGCGCCGCGTGCGGCGCTGGCCCAGGGTGCTGCTCGGCACGGCAGTGGCTGTGGCCGTACTCGGCGTCGGCGGGGCCATCCTTCGCGGTGCCGTTGCGCCGGATGGCCACAGTGATGCGTACGCCTCCAAGGCGCCTCAGAAGAGCAGCGGCAGCCCGAGTCCGTCGGGGCTCACCTCGGCGACGGTCGAGACGCAGGTGCACCACCTTCTCGCCTCCTCCGGCAGGAAGAAGACACCGGAAGTCGGCACGCGCAGCACGCCCTCCTCCCCGCTCCGGGACGAGGCCGCCACCGTGCCTTCCTGCGTCCAGCGGGGCACCGGCCGCACCGACCTCCCACTGGCTTCCACCCGTGAGACCTACGAGGGCAAGGACGCCTATCTCGTCGTCCTGTCGCATCCGTCCGACCCGTCCCGGGTCTCCGTCTACGTCGTCGCCGCCTCCTGTGTCACCGCCTCGCCCCCTGCTCCCGGCAAGGTCCTGCTGTTCCGTTCCTACGCACGGGACTGAACCGGCCGGGGTCCGCCGCGGCACCACGGGAATGCTCGCCCCGTAGGATCCGTTGGGTGGGGTGAGAGTTCACAGAGAGCCCCAGCAAGCAGTCGGCAGAGACAAGGAAGACACCCGTGAGCGACGTCCGCAACGTGATCATCATCGGCTCCGGGCCCGCGGGCTACACCGCCGCGCTCTACACCGCCCGTGCCTCCCTCAAGCCGCTGGTCTTCGAGGGCGCCGTGACCGCCGGTGGCGCGCTGATGAACACCACCGAGGTGGAGAACTTCCCCGGCTTCCGGGAAGGGATCATGGGCCCGGACCTGATGGACAACATGCGCGCCCAGGCCGAGCGCTTCGGTGCCGAACTCATCCCGGACGACGTCGTCTCGGTCAACCTCACCGAGGACATCAAGACCGTCACCGACAGCGCCGGCACG
Encoded proteins:
- a CDS encoding DUF6049 family protein — its product is MAEAAGFQETERPRGRWLRRTAALLAGAPLLAGLLQTPATPARAVSGSRTVDVAIDSLTPSTPAKDGSVTVSGTLTNKGDTPVTDAHVGLRVGPEIDSRSAMDSAAKRTGFLPGVDGQEDKKHTAKVADLAPGVSRNFTLRVPVKDLGLGGEGVYPLGVSLSGQTRDERYERVLGIERTFLPWQPSGAGKKTKLTYLWPLISATHLTAETDAAQTPVFRNDDLASEIAPGGRLQQLVALGKDLPVTFVVDPDLLASVEAMTETYKVEGPDGPVAGKNQAVAKQWLNDLEKAVKTHEVVALPFADPDLASLAHHGKNVPSALGHLAPATELAAKTVETILGFKPRTDFTWPAEGAIDSSIIDVATSAGAHNVITRSDSLRENGGLSYTPTAARPIGGGNTAVVSDARLSTAFEGDMAKARNATLAVQEFLAQSLLINQQEPNRQRSIVVAPQRRPSTTQAQAMATALNSLASGGWTQPLNLSEAAKADPDPGATRQVPGSGAYPGSLRKQELPVDAFREIQDTKTALDDFTGVLSDPRRVVTPFGNAVMREMSTAWRGDGSGATRFRTSVRSYLDDLTKKVQLIQKSNATLSGRSATIPVTVQNNLLQGVKGMTLELTSSQPNRLNAGKPQDIKVDGGHSQSFKFDTTANANGPVRVTAQLYTADGKPYGDAMVFEVNVTEITSTVMLVIAGGVLLLVLAGVRIYLQRKRAAAHGTAQDADDTAQDAEGTDTNAGEDGEDGKTGMDGDEPGQQSDPAPDTGSQSSDASGSGEKVDR
- a CDS encoding CCA tRNA nucleotidyltransferase, translated to MPNANDDFSSPQTERTPQQTNALSQVQRRAVGELLRVSPVADDLARRFQEAGFTLALVGGSVRDALLGRLGNDLDFTTDARPEDVLKIVRPWADAVWEVGIAFGTVGCKKDSFDIEVTTYRSEAYDRTSRKPEVSYGDSIEEDLVRRDFTVNAMAVALPHKEFIDPHGGLEDLTARVLRTPGTPQESFSDDPLRMMRAARFAAQLDFEVAPEVVDAMTAMAERLDIVSAERVRDELNKLIKASHPRKGLKLLVDTGLADRVLPELPALRLERDEHHRHKDVYEHTLTVLEQAIDLEEDGPDLILRLAALLHDIGKPKTRRFEPDGRVSFHHHEVVGAKMTRKRMTALKYSNDMIKDVSLLVELHLRFHGYGTGEWTDSAVRRYVRDAGPQLKRLHKLTRSDCTTRNKRKANALSRAYDGLEERIARLQEQEELDSIRPDLNGNDIMETLGLAPGPEVGQAYKHLLELRLENGPMEREAAIAALKEWWAARS
- a CDS encoding inositol-3-phosphate synthase; its protein translation is MGSVRVAIVGVGNCAASLVQGVEFYKDADPDSRVPGLMHVQFGDYHVRDIEFVAAFDVDAKKVGLDLADAIGASENNTIKICDVPHSGVTVQRGHTLDGLGKYYRQTIEESQETPVDIVQVLKDKQVDVLVCYLPVGSEDAAKYYAQCAIDAKVAFVNALPVFIAGTKEWADKFTEAGVPIVGDDIKSQVGATITHRVMAKLFEDRGVILDRTMQLNVGGNMDFKNMLERERLESKKISKTQAVTSQIRDRELGEDNVHIGPSDYVSWLDDRKWAYVRLEGRAFGEVPLNLEYKLEVWDSPNSAGIIIDALRAAKIAKDRGIGGPILSASSYFMKSPPVQYFDDEARENVEKFIRGEVER
- a CDS encoding MFS transporter — protein: MSVVRDLRILLTLRDFRSLLSVRLLSQAADGVYQAALASFVVFTPEKQATPAAIATAMAVLLLPYSLLGPFAGVLLDRWRRRQVLLYGNLLRTALALGTAALIVAEVPDWLFYASALSVTAVNRFVLAGLSAALPRVVDDVDRLVMANSLSPTAGTLATTAGASLVFLVRLLGIRSNALVVVLGAALYLCAALMALRMSPALLGPDRTRPRPALVASVSITAHGLAAGLRHLAERRTAAQALAAMTVLRFCYGALTVMVLMLCRYAWSDNASEGLALLGLAVTVSGAGFFAAAVLTPWATARLSQLGWIAACAGSAAVLVPALSLFFVPGPMLAAAFLLGLVSQGAKIATDTVVQSSVEDAFRGRSFALYDVLVNVAFVAAAGVAALMLPPDGRSPFLLGVVTCLYAAVAVTVARFARRQAPTP